In Caldicellulosiruptor morganii, the following proteins share a genomic window:
- the ispH gene encoding 4-hydroxy-3-methylbut-2-enyl diphosphate reductase, whose product MIIKVAKNSGFCFGVERAVDGVIAWAKANKDRSVKVYGMLIHNSYVIERLKELNIKVIEDVNQIEKDDVVFIRSHGVSMDEFLEIEKRAARVYDFTCPYVKKIHEIVREASANGNDIVVVGDINHPEVKGIIGHVDKGRKCIVIDSIEKARDAIAQLGSKTIVVCQTTFDNAKWQQIKEYIENNTDYKVFDTICKATINRQQEAKILAQEVDIMLVIGDRKSSNTNKLYEAVKGIKPTYFIETLEDLKKIDFSRAKVIGITAGASTSQEQINEVIQMLEREFNEVDPSDFEKLLNRSLKDIKKGEVVKGKIVKVEDDYILVDIGYKAEGIVYKNEVFRNANVNLREIFKENDIIEAVVVRESDEEGNVVLSKLKADNIHGFEELLSKFKSKMPVKILIKQIREKSIVGEFRGINVFVPISQWAEEVSSSIIGKIFEVEIVDVDSEKKIAFGSRKALLRQIQEQRLLEAMENLDFAKDYEGTVAEIKEKGIIINFEGLRGFVPASEISYSKKIEDIKRLFRIGEQVKVRVIDVDKQKKQIYLSIKRSQEDEWIKKAKGLYLGMLVDAEVTKILPFGLVVWILEYDVDGFIHISNIPLGYNQRLHNLYKVGDKIKAKIIEIDEQRHRIGLSLKDLYEEEEQVPQYTEDFVITIADIAKNIKLED is encoded by the coding sequence ATGATTATCAAGGTTGCCAAAAATTCAGGGTTTTGTTTTGGTGTAGAAAGAGCTGTTGATGGGGTTATTGCATGGGCCAAAGCGAACAAAGACAGGAGCGTAAAAGTTTATGGAATGCTTATACACAATAGTTATGTTATAGAAAGACTGAAAGAGTTGAATATTAAAGTAATTGAAGATGTAAACCAAATAGAAAAAGATGATGTTGTGTTTATTCGTTCACATGGAGTTTCGATGGATGAATTTTTAGAAATTGAAAAGAGAGCAGCCAGAGTTTATGATTTTACTTGTCCATATGTAAAAAAAATTCATGAGATTGTGAGAGAAGCCTCAGCAAATGGGAACGACATAGTAGTTGTTGGAGACATTAACCATCCAGAAGTGAAAGGTATAATCGGGCATGTTGATAAAGGTAGAAAATGCATTGTTATAGATAGCATAGAAAAAGCAAGGGATGCTATAGCTCAGCTGGGGTCAAAAACAATTGTTGTATGCCAGACAACTTTTGATAATGCAAAGTGGCAACAGATAAAAGAATACATTGAAAATAATACAGATTACAAAGTATTTGATACAATCTGCAAAGCTACCATAAACAGACAACAGGAAGCAAAAATTCTTGCTCAGGAAGTAGACATTATGCTTGTAATAGGGGACAGAAAAAGTTCTAATACCAATAAACTCTATGAAGCTGTAAAAGGGATAAAGCCCACCTACTTTATAGAAACTCTTGAAGATCTGAAGAAGATTGACTTTAGCAGAGCAAAAGTAATTGGAATAACAGCTGGTGCTTCTACCTCACAGGAGCAGATAAATGAAGTAATACAGATGCTTGAGAGAGAGTTTAATGAGGTAGATCCTTCTGATTTTGAAAAGCTACTTAATAGAAGTTTAAAAGATATTAAAAAAGGTGAGGTAGTAAAAGGTAAAATAGTAAAGGTTGAAGATGATTATATTCTTGTGGATATTGGATACAAAGCAGAAGGTATAGTGTACAAAAATGAGGTTTTCAGGAATGCAAATGTAAACTTAAGAGAGATATTCAAAGAAAATGATATAATTGAAGCAGTAGTTGTAAGAGAGTCTGACGAAGAAGGGAATGTTGTTTTATCCAAGCTAAAAGCTGATAATATCCACGGTTTTGAAGAGCTGCTGTCAAAATTTAAGAGTAAAATGCCCGTTAAAATTTTAATAAAGCAGATCAGAGAAAAGAGTATTGTGGGTGAATTTAGAGGAATTAATGTATTTGTTCCAATTTCGCAGTGGGCAGAAGAGGTTTCTTCTTCTATCATTGGTAAGATTTTTGAAGTTGAGATTGTAGATGTTGATAGCGAGAAAAAGATAGCTTTTGGCAGCAGAAAGGCACTGCTGCGCCAGATTCAAGAACAAAGACTTTTGGAGGCTATGGAGAACCTTGATTTTGCCAAAGACTATGAAGGAACAGTTGCCGAAATAAAGGAAAAAGGAATTATCATTAATTTTGAAGGTTTACGTGGTTTTGTGCCGGCAAGTGAGATAAGTTATTCGAAAAAAATAGAAGATATCAAAAGGTTATTTAGGATAGGAGAGCAGGTAAAGGTTAGAGTAATTGATGTAGACAAGCAAAAAAAGCAGATTTATTTGAGTATAAAAAGGTCTCAAGAAGATGAATGGATAAAAAAAGCAAAGGGTTTGTATTTAGGTATGCTTGTTGATGCAGAAGTAACAAAAATACTTCCCTTTGGTCTTGTTGTATGGATTTTAGAATATGATGTTGATGGTTTTATTCATATATCGAATATTCCGCTTGGTTATAACCAGCGGCTGCATAATTTATACAAAGTTGGCGACAAAATAAAGGCGAAGATAATTGAAATTGATGAGCAAAGGCATAGGATTGGTCTTTCCCTAAAAGATCTCTATGAAGAGGAAGAGCAGGTACCTCAATATACAGAAGATTTTGTTATAACAATTGCTGATATAGCGAAAAATATTAAATTAGAAGATTGA